TGAACTACACGAGTCCTGTAGATTTTTCTTAGTACCGTActatgtgttttctcttccttacgattttcttagtaacatttccttttctctagctcatTTTATCACGAgcatacagcatataatacatataacatacaaaataggtATTAGTTGACtatgttactggtaaggcttctggtcaacagtaggtcATCAGCAGTTATGTTTTTTGGGGGTCAAAAGTTATAAGTGAatttttgactgtgtgtgtggggaggttgGCACttctaacccccatgttgttcaaggattgACTGTATACCCCCGGGTTATTGCACCACTGAAGCACCCTTAGTCCCTCAGGGCCCCACTTGTGGGGCCTTACACCACCGATgactcctttcttcctttaaacTCTTTGGTCCAAACTCAAGGCTCTGCAAAGGGGCAGGTGCCAATTTGAGAAGCTCCTGTTACTGGTGGGGCTTACTCTGGGGACTTCATGGCTCCTCTTCCTATGTGTAGGATGGTCCCTGCACACAAAACTGCATACACATGTATGGAACCTACGTGCACCCCCACGGCACACGTGTTCACAGGCACGTGCACGCACGCAGAGTTGCAATAGACAGGTAGGTAAAACAGGCTGAGAGAGGGCATTAGATGGGGAACCTGCCCTCAGCTCTAGCTCTGTCCCTGGGTGACTGTGGAAAAATTCTATCTATCCCTCCTCcatctttgtttcctcttctgtaacatGATGAGAATAGAGCAGATGTCTCCAAGGCATTTTCTTTCTGTGATCTAGATACACACACATTACAGAGACATGTAGGGTAGGCGCTGGGTTTGACAGACTGGGTTTGTAGTGTTCAGTTACACTGGCTTTGGGGGCAGAGAGACCGTGTTTGAGTTCTGGCTCTGCTGCTctcaggctgtgtgaccttggacaagacaCTTCATCTCTCTCACTCATTCCTCAACTGTAGGCTGGGATTAATGGAAGCGCCTTGTGTCAGGATCTGGGGAGGTGGTTTATGCAATGATGGCATGACCTGTAAATGACACATGTTATTACTGGTCTCAGCTCTGCCCTTAATTCGCTGAGTTATCTTGGGTAAACCAAATGAGCTTTCCTAGATCTGCTGGAGAAGGTCATTGAAAAGACGTGACCACCGGTTGACCTGTGAGCTGGGCCGCGGTGATCACAGGctcctagcccccccccccccccccccccgccgctctTGAAATGTGGGTTCCActtgcctttcctgctcccaggggctgctccaaggacacagccttgagatagtgatgtggtGTTGACAGTAGCTGCCTGGTGTACGTGACTGAACCCACTTAGGGCCTCTTTATAAACTCTTAAGACGCAATGGGCAGGTGCAGGGATCCATTCGTCTTGCTGCCGCACAAGACAAGCCTCgtatgtaagttccctttgcttattaaaactgccacctacccACCTGGAGTGGcctcctctttcttcagtctctccctgccctctgagtACGGGGGCCggtttcagatttcacctggGACGCTCCCTAGCAGGTTACAAACTGAGAAGATCTCAGTTCCCTCTTCTGCAGGTTGAAATTGGAATAAGTAGAAAATCTTCAAAGCCCTTCGCTTTTACTACCCCCAACACAGCTCCCAGACAGGAGCCGACGTCGAAAATGGCTACTCTGAGATTCGCCACAAGGGGGCAATGCGATCCCATTTTGAACGAACTATGGAATCTGGcgctctttaggaaaaaaaaaaaatctgcctttttGGGCTCCTTTTCAGACTTCTCACGCCCCctgctgtttttatttgtaaCTCTTTTAAATTGGAAACTTGCAGAAATGCTCACCATCATAAATCTGAAAACGACCTAAGTGTCCATAGCTGTGCTTCACTCACAGCTTGGGAAATACTCAGAAACATTCACTACTGatcaaattacaaaattaaactattaataAAAACATCTCCAAAGGTGTAAGTAGGCATAAATGACTGAAAATATATTAGACACTTAAAAGTATCAAAATATGTCAAAacaaatttcatctttttcttctaatttttttttctttttttaaaaaaagatttcatttattcgcATGCgggagagggcacaagcaggggagaggaagagggagagggagaagcagactccccgctgagctgggagcccaatggggctctattccaggacctggagatcacgacctgagccaaaggcagatgcttatccatctgagccccccaggaacccctcttttaatatttcatatatatattttttcctactgtATGATCATTGGATCAAAAATATATTAAGGGGCatttgggtgactcagttggttgagtgagtgagtcttgatttctgctcaggtcctgatcccatgggtagtgagatggagccccgcgcctggagccctgctcagcggggagtcggcctgaagatttttctcctccttctccctctgcacctccccccactcacgtgcacACATCTGCTCtccgtcaaatgaataaatcttaaaatatacatagatactaaaaaaaaaaaaaaacccgacaTAAAGGAACATAACGAAAACTCCAAGTCTATTCCATTTAGAGCCTATCATTGTTAGTACTTTGGTGTCCATCTATctgatatatattttctattgagaatttatttctttaccttGCTTTTATCACTTAATATTTTAAGTGTATTGTTGTATACCCCTTTCCTCTACcaataaattaacttttaaaaacaaaccttttttttttttctggtgcaaaaaattgttttttttaaagcacgggacaggacccatgggcagaaagagctacaCTAGGGTTGTGAGGAGCAATCGGTTATATACTTCGGagctgggggaaggaaaggaagtttCGAAgaggactttcatatgctaaagactcacaggatcctggaggcctagatcttgtcaagctaaggttgtttttccctctagcgaAGTATTAACATAAAGACACTAGGCGTTTTCTGGAGGAATGTCATCCTCGGattgcctcaagtatttgtcaatgggctgcaggttataaggaaatttaattttatctacatttccttctcacctttgttctccacatcattCCCCCCTGAACAATTTCGACCCTTAATTCTTTAAGGCTGCTCAGGGTGGAAGGTCTtctcttctgtaacttcttcctgctgaataggggtGTAGGGATGTCCCCGCCCATGCATCAACACTGGTCAGCTGGGGACCCTTACACAGGAGCTgccaaaggcagaggcagccAGTCCAACATGTATGAACCTCCTTGAGTAGAAAGGATCGTCGTCAGCTGGAAGTCACGGCAGTGAGGGAGTCTTGGCACCCGGCAGGAGACACCGGAAAAGACAACGAAAGAAGGTTAATATGAGAAgcacggagcctgaggcagggcttgaccccaggaccttgaggtcatgacctgagctgaatcaagagtcagctgcttaaccaactgagccacccagaggccccgaGTGTTTCGTATTTCTAACGCTTTCCGCTTTCCGCAGCAGCTGAGGACAGGTTGAATCCCTGGGGTAGCTGGGGAAGTTCTACCAGAAGTCAGGCCTGTTGCTATTtgcagcaatttcttttttttgagtatTAGCACTATTTTACAAGAGGATTTTGAAAAAGTGCTTCCCTACTTTCCGGGTGCTGTCAAGCAGAAGCCTCGGACCAATTCTGGGAAGGGGCCGCCGGCTGAGGGCAGTCGTGAGGGCGGCAGGCTGAGCAGCTCGGCAGACAGGCACCGGTCAGGGAGCTAGAACACTTGGTTTCTGAGCCCACATTCGTTCGGGCCTTGCAGGGGGACCCTCGATACATCCCAACCCCTCTGCATTGTGGTCTCTCCGTTGTCCTTGGGTGGGATCCAGACCCCAGGCTTGACCGCAGGGAATTCGGAGGTGCTTAGGCATGGTGAAGCGGGGGGAGAAAActgcttccttcttcctggaCCCAGACAAACCTGCCTTCCCCCTCCTTAGCTTCCCCCGCctactttccctccctctcccctgggaATCAGGCTCCTGGGGGGCCAGAGCTCCTGGTGATGTGCCTCCGGGGAGGGGCATCCTGAGGGCCAAGGGGACTCATCTGCGGGTAAAAGCaccccctgccttctctccataGCCTGTGATGCCgtgtcttctctttctgtctcttgttctcactccagctcttcctctgcctcacgGTGGATCTATGTTTCTTCTAGTTTCCTGCCAGCCTTATTTATTCTGTTTGCTCACCCacctttctgcccatttttgcCACCACTTTCTCAAAAGGTAGCTGTTCTACCTGTCCCTGCTCTTGGCTCCTAGAACCCAGTACTCAGTGAATAGAACGACCACCCTGGGGTCTTTCAAGTTCCCAGGCTGGAGGAAGGTCTGCCTTCTCCACTCCCCTGGTTAATCTTTCGGTTCTGAGGGATTTTCTGCGAGGGAATTGCTAGCAGCTCAGGCGCTCACCCATCCTATTCCCGGGAACTGGAATGTTCTTGCAGACTATTTTACGCCTTTCCTGCGGCAGCGGGAGCCTTTGTCTTTGCCGGGGTGGCTTCTGGGGCTGCATGAGCCCCCTCTCAGCTCCTTCCTCCAGCCCGGACTTGAGGACATGGCGGCTGGCAATGGCACAGCAGTAACGGGATTTGTTTTGCTGGGGTTCTCAGGTTTTGGTTCGCTTCGGGGCCCACTGTTTTGGGGAGCAGTTTGCATCTACCGGGTCACCTTGCTGGGCAACTCCCTAATGAACCTCCTCGCTGGCGGACTCTGCCCTGCActcccccatgtacttcttccttcgCCACTTCTCCCTGGTGGAAACCCTCTACACCACAGCTAGCGTGCCTAGGACGCGGCTGACCCCCTTGCCTCCTGCCCCACCGTCTCACCTGCCAGCTGCTTCACCCAGCTGTATTTCTTTGTCGTCTTTGGCATCGCTGAATGCTGTTTGCTTACcgccatggcctatgaccgctacgcTGCCATCTCTAGGCCACTGCATTCTACCACCCTGATGAACCGGAGAGCGTGTGCGAGTATGGTGGGGGCCTCCCGCCTCATGGGCATCCTCACGGGTACCACTCACTCCATCTTCATCTTCACTTTGCCCTTCTGTGGTGCCAACACCATCCACCACTTCCTGTGTGATATCCTGCCTGTGCTGAGACTGGCTAGTGCCAGCACCTTCTGGGGTGACGTGGGCAATCTTGCGTCACGACAGCCTTTGTCCTGACCCCCTTCTTACTGATCATAGCCTCCTATGCCTGTATCTTTGTCACCATCCTTGGGGTCGCGACATCGCAGGGACGTCGAAAAGTCTTCTCTACCTGTTCCTCCCACCTGTCTGTGGTCATGCTCTTTTTTGGGACTGGGACCGTTGCCTATATGAGGCCTTGGGCAGGCTCCTCTCAGGACACGGACCAGATACTTGCTCTCTTCTATTTGGTTGTCACTCCGGTGTTCAACCCTTTTGTCTACACTCTGAGGAACAAGGAGGTCACAGGGGCAATGAGACGCCTTATGAAGAGATACCTTTGGAGTCCTTGATTCCGTCGAGTTCTTGGAGATAAGGCCTGATCCTTGGATATtttcagaggagagagaagctAGGACCCTGAGACCCCAGGGGTCTGGCCTGCTCTGTGCACCGTGAGAGTGGGATTCCTTGGCCTGCCCAGCTGGAGGGCCCAAGCCACTGACGTCCTGCTCAGAGCTCCGCTTCTGGGAATCTCCTCGTGAGGCCTTGACCTGACTTGTTTGTAGGTGTAGAACTGCAAAAGCATGCACTTGAGGGAAGGTTGAGAGGGAAGACGACTGTGTCCATCTTGTGTGAAGATCGAGCCATTCCTGCTCTGTTCTGAGGCTCAGGGCACCTTCTGGGGCTATGATTCCTGGAGatacctctttcttcttctcccagaCTCCTCACTGCGAGCCTTTGTTTCTCATATCAGTTGCCTTTGGTACAACAAGAGCTCCTTTACTCCAGGCACGAGGTCTGGTCTGTGTGACTGGATtggcagggaaggagcaggagtaAGGTCTGGGCTCAGACACTCAGGCACCAAGTCTTGCTTGGTGCTGCTTTAGGTCTGGAAGCGTCTGTCTAGTACATTGCTCCTGATTTAACAGTGGCTATCCTGGGATCCCTGAGACGTTAATATTCAATACTTAGCTTCTTTCTCACCTGCTGCCTGActtgctctttattttctcctctggTCCTAAGGTAGAAAGGCACATACAATTTCTCTTCCTTGACCAATCAGAAGGTCTGATCTGGCCCCTAAACTCCCAAGAtgatgcttttgtttcttgtaaACTGTCCCCTATTTCTACTTGGAGGCCACATTGGTTTGCTGGCCAGAGAGACCTGgcaccattttacttttcttgGGAAGCCAGTTCTTGTTTGTTCATGAATTCTCCTTCAGCAAGAAGCCATAGGAGGGGCCGGTACAAGTGGGGAAAATCACTCTCAAGATACAATAAATGGGGGTCTTTAAAGTAGCATTGATTTTCAGTTTACAAAATTAACATTGTTAATTGCAAAGAATTTTtcattcagaagaaaagaaaataactattaCCATTTTGGTGTTAATGTCCTTGGGAAATTATTGCACTCTGGTTTccctctatatatgtatataaacgtatttttaaaaactgaaaatgggaTTTTACTGTTTAAGTTGTTCTATaacctttatttttcactttattaaaCTATATTGTGGCACTTTACCATATAGGGAGACTTCTAAAGCATGATTTTAATATCCTTATAGTATCAATATATGGATATATACTATAATATTAAGCAACtgctgatgagggaacagaaggcaagctgaggacaaagcagaaactgacgccttgcaacccccccccccccccccccccccccccccccccccccgccatggggtgtacgtgacattcctcaggcactcctggctgccctaaaggacaaagaaacagttaacctatagacaccacaatcctgcaagacttaagtctccctcagtttacaaatgtcttagcagtttacaagaacaaagcatttctatcaataacctagcttccggaagggaatgtagatacaattaaatgtccttataatctgcagcctccaggaagttcccaaccagcttaatgttaatgtcttgctagagggaaaaacaaccttaacttgacaatggcaaggcctccagtatcctgtgaatcttctttaacatatgaaagtattttctcaacctcccttttttcctcacctcccccaaccccatagtatgtAATCAGccgcccctcacaacccgggcagcagctctttctgcccacgggtcctgtccctgtgctttaataaaccaccattttgcaccaaagatgcctcaagaattctttcttggtcattggctccggactccaccccactgaacctcaccgatattccacaacctcatcactgCTCTTATTGGAATTAatcatttttgttataaatattgCAGAGAGAGAAATTGTTGCACTTATATCTTTGTATTCTTAGGTCTTTTATGAGCACAAAAgtctagaaatagaattgctgaCTAAAAACATGACAGTTTCAGAGCTTTTGAAACATATTGCCGAATTGccttccaaaagaatttttattgttttacagtCCAATTTTCAGGGCAAGGAAGTGGACGAAGGGTTAGGAATGTGTTGGTGTTAGATGGCCtgggaaaaagaaagatgggaaggtatgaatatttaatattcttataGTGCAGAAAAGATCTGATGAGGAAGACAAGAACCCACTTTCCCTCAGTTGACCAAGGACTGGGTGAGACAGAGGTGGACCGAGGGGCAACATGAGGCATCACAGTCAGACCCAAGGATGACTTCCTGGCAGAGCTGGTGTCTGAACAAGATGAGGGGAGAGAACTTTTCCTCCACTGTTCTGAGCAGGAGGATGTGACAAGAGAAGGGAATGATGAAATCGGACTGGCTCAGCCCTAGATGGTTACATGCTTTTCTCACTTGAGACAGTGACATCAGCTCTGGAGGTGGAGGTCCCCTATTTTCAGGGTTCCTGGATAAAATTGTTAGGAAAATACAGAATGCTCTgttaaatttggatttcagataaacaactaacaattttttagtataagtatgtcacATAAAATATTTGGTCACAGGGATTTAGCACTCTTTTATCTTTCCAGGGAAAGAAATATTcgggggacgcctggctggctcaggtggtggagcgtgtgactcttgatctttgggttgtgagtgtgagccccatgttgggtgtagggattacttaaaaataaaatctttttttttaaaagaaatattcgggacatatttacattaaaaattatttattgttcaTCAGAAAgtcaaatttaactggacatcTTGTATTTTCGTTTGTTAAATCTGGCAAATCTATCCCCAGGTGTTATTCAAGCAGGGCCGGAACCGCAACAGGAGATGAGGAGttagggggcgcctaggtggctcagtcattaagcgtctgccttcagatcagggagtgatcccggggttccgggatccagcaccgcatcgggctcctctgctgggaccctgcttcttcctctcccactccccctgcttgtgttccctctctctctggctgtctctgtcaaataaataaataaaatctttaaaaaaaaaaaggagatgaggAGTTAGGTAGAAAGCTCTGCTCACCTCCATTCGGGAAGAAGGAAGCCTCTTGGGGAAATAGAGTAGTTTCCTGTGATGTGAGCTTTGTTTGACCGGAGCTCTACTCTGAGCACTTGTGTGAACATTGGCCCTCCTGTAAGTGCACAAGAGGATGTAGAATTCTGAAGATGGAGGATCCCATATCTATCCTTGGGAATCAAAGGCATTAAAGAGTAGAATGGGGCCCCTTATTTTATTGGAAAGTCTAGGAGTGGAGAGTAGGGAGCTGGCTGAGGAAGTCTGAGCAGAAGGCTAGGTTATAGATAGCAATATGGCACAGAGCATTAGAGCTTGGCTTTGGTGTGCGGCAGGGGCAAGATCAAATCCTGCCTGCCATTTACTATCTGTAAGACCTtgggagatttctttcttttctttttctttaagatttatttgtttatttgagagagagagagagagagagagtgagagaatgtgagcggagggaggggcagagggagagggagaggccgaGAATCTCGAGCAGAACCCTCACAGAGTGacgagcctgacgcagggctcaatcccatgaccctgagatcatgacttgagtctaaaccaagagttggacgctcaactaactgagccacccaggtgccccgacctTGAGAGGGTTCTTAACATTTTTATGCCTtaattttccttatctgtaaaataatgatTACAATAGTTTCTTTGCTTCACAGGattgttgtaaaaattaaatgtaccTCTCCCCAGACATTCTTTACTACACAATCACTTAGCAGGATCCGAAATcaacttgtttatttgtttgtggtTTCTCTCCCTTCGCTAAAATGTGTGTCTCATAAAGGCAGTGATGCTGCCTGTCTTGTTCACTAGTCTATTCCTACTGTCTGGCACATAGTGgaccttcagtaaatatttgttgactaaataaatgaataaataaatatgagagaACTGCTTAGCACAGTGCATGGCAAATAGTGAACTGTTCACTAATCTATTTTGATCAGTACTGTGATTGCTACTAGTATCATTTGTTATTTCTatgatgactttcttttttaaaaatttatttgaaagagagagagagcatgagcggggagagggacagagggagaaagagaagcagactccccactgagcagggagcctacatggggctctatcccaggagggatcatgacctgagccaaaggcagatgcctaacagaccgagccacccaggcgcccctctatgatgactttcttttttttttttttaagattttatttatttatgtgacagagagacagccagcgagagagggaacacagcagggagtgggagaggaagaagcgggctcccagcggaggagcccgatgtgggactccatcccggaacgccgggatcacgccctgagccgaaggcagacgctttaacgactgcgctacccaggcgcccctctatgatGACTTTCATAGAGgtttttagatattaaaaattgGGGACTTTCTCCATTAAAAAGAATTCCCTAAAGTTGCTGGAAAGTCTAAGATGTGTTAGTTGAAAAGAGGTAAGGGGAAGAGGGGTGTGTGCTTTTGAAGAGAGGGGATTTGGAAATTAGGAAATCCTGGTGCAAACTGTGAATGGGGATGGGCCATGGGGGAAGGGTAACAAGTGAGCAACTCTggggtggagaaaaaagaactcgGGTGGTTCACAGAGTTGATGGGAATCCTGGAGAACCCGGCTTAGAAAATGATCAGGAACCGAGAGAAGTTTCGAGCAGAACTGCAGCTGAGGTCGTATCACAAGAGTGGTCTGATTAGGAGGCTGTGGGCACAGACACCACGTCTGGCAGCGTGGGGCCCTGCTGACTCTGGGCCCTGGATGGCACTGCTGCCATCAGCAAAGTGAGCTGTAAACTCTCCTCTACTCTGTGCGTCTCTTGCACTCGCTGTAAGGCCTGAAGCACTAGGACTAGCCAGGGTCATAGGCTGGTGTCTTGGCGGCCAGAGTTTAGGGAAGCCAATATTCTGGCCTTATTGGCCTCTGTATAGAAGGGTGGAGAGTTGGCTCCCACAAAGCTCTTAACCACCAACCCAAAGTAAATTGCAAGTTGTTCTCAGCAGTGGTGGTAACTGGGTTAGCTTGGTAAGGGTAAGCCCTTTTGTCAAGTTCACGCCTGGCCTCCTTTCTTGCATCGTGGCCATTTTATTCACAGGCTCGTTATGAATGAACTGGGTGTGATttgctggggaaggaggcagacGAAACTTTTTTGTCTTCAGGATGTGCTTGGGCCCCATCTGAATTTGACACTTtcacttattttttgaaaagtttttatttaaactccagttcGTTAACATACAGTAACACTTCTACTTATCGATGAAGTGCTATTGGGAATACCTAACGTTAGGCTGGGTGGATCAAATGCCACCCAGTCTGTGGAGGGCAATACAGTTTAGGGTCAGTTGGTGTCCACTGGTCAGGTATTCAGTACGTACGGTTGCCTGCAAGACACCCAAGAACAGTTTCAAAAGAAGATATTAATTATTTGTCCCAAAGGGCAAGGTTCTGCTCCCGGATCCGTGATTCACCTCTTGGATTCGCCACAGGTTCCACTGTCCTCAAGACTGAGCATCTTAGGGTCTCCCGGGTAGTTGAGAGGCCCAGATTGAGGAACTGTAGCCTGGGTCAGCTTGAGAACATTTTCTTGCTCTGGCTTTTATGACATCTGACAAGTGCTTTGAAGCAGCACACCCAAATGGGCTGTATGTTGCTTCCAAAATCTATAGAACCGCAGGGGGTCTTTTCCaatgagaaaagtgaggcacTTAAGGAGATGTCTCGACATCCCCCCAAAATCTGCATGAGGTGGCCGGCACCTAAATTGGATAAGATTTATCTCCCAGCCTCTGGTATGAATGTGCCTCTGGCATACCTGCCATTTGCTTCTCTCCGGGTGCTGAGTGCAGTCTTATCAATGTAAGGGGCCGTGTGGTGTCCTCAGCGAGACGGTGATGATACCTGTGGGTTCTGTGCACAGTGAGCTAGCCAGCTCAGCTGGTGTAACTCTGGGCAAGACAAGAAAGAAGAACTTCTGTACCTTCCAGGAGCATGCCTACCGATTCTGGAGGTTTCCCACTTACAATATAGGgaaaaatgcactttttttttttttaagattttatttatttatttgacagagatagagacagccagtgagagagggaacacaagcagggggagtgggagaggaagaagcaggctcctagtggaggagcctgatgtggggctcaatcccagaacgttggtatc
This Ursus arctos isolate Adak ecotype North America unplaced genomic scaffold, UrsArc2.0 scaffold_21, whole genome shotgun sequence DNA region includes the following protein-coding sequences:
- the LOC113255871 gene encoding LOW QUALITY PROTEIN: olfactory receptor 9-like (The sequence of the model RefSeq protein was modified relative to this genomic sequence to represent the inferred CDS: inserted 4 bases in 3 codons), with protein sequence MHHYYPVTFTMRHHYYPVTFPVMHHYYPVTFPVMYHYYPVTFPVRHHYYPVTFPVMYHYYPVTFPPGLEDMAAGNGTAVTGFVLLGFSGFGSLRGPLFWGAVCIYRVTLLGNSLMNLLAXADSALHSPMYFFLRHFSLVETLYTTASVPRTXADPLASCPTVSPASCFTQLYFFVVFGIAECCLLTAMAYDRYAAISRPLHSTTLMNRRACASMVGASRLMGILTGTTHSIFIFTLPFCGANTIHHFLCDILPVLRLASASTFWGDVGNLXVTTAFVLTPFLLIIASYACIFVTILGVATSQGRRKVFSTCSSHLSVVMLFFGTGTVAYMRPWAGSSQDTDQILALFYLVVTPVFNPFVYTLRNKEVTGAMRRLMKRYLWSP